From Prevotella sp. oral taxon 299 str. F0039:
TTCATATACATATAATAAAAATTTGTTTCCCATTGCACACGAGTAAGCCCCAATAGATTTCTCTTGTCCATGATGAGCCCAATGTTCAAATTATCTCCAACTTCTGGCTGAAGATTTACAGAAGGTTTGATACTCATTCCGTTTCCGAACAATTCTCCCGTATCAGGAATTCTCACATTGTGTGAAAACGAGATTTTTCCCCTCACACCTTTCCACAATTCATAGCTAAGCCCTTCGCTAAAGCCATAATACGTTTTGTTCACGTTGGTCTGTTTGGGAGCGAATACGCTTTCTGTATTGTCTTTTGACAAAGCATCGCTTGTTCTATAGATTTTTGACTTCAGATAATAGATGCTTATTGTCAAGGAATTCTGAAAGCGATTATTAGAAGAAGCAAACAAATAACTTAGTCCGATGTTGTTTGAAGTCATTTTGCTGGGAAATGAACTGGGGTCGAAGCCAAGGTATTCATTCATACGATCGTCCTTAGGTCTATAGTCTGAGAATACGAATTGATCATTCAGATTGAAAGTATGTCGTCCAAGTGTATATTTCAAGTTAAATTTATTTCGCAACTCAAATTGCCGGTCATGGGACTCGTTGAAAAGATTATCCTCTGTCTCCCCATTAGCTGGCGTGACCGTCCCATTCCATTGCGTTCTTGTAGTTGCCGTATCCGTCATGTTAGAACGTATGATGGGAACAACAAGTGTGTTTTTCAGCTCCAAATCTTTGAAAATGAAATTTTTCTTCTCCATATTCAAAGTAGGCATAATATTAAGACTTTTTGTATAGGCATATCGAGAGTCAAAGTTGAGAGACTGTATGCCTTTCTTATTCCTGTAAAAAGCACATTCCAAATCCAGTTTGTCGAAGTATTGCTTTCTAAAACCTATGCCTACATGATAGAATTCTGCGTTATAATAGTCATTGTTTCGTCTCACCTTTCTGTATTCAGAAGCAGGTAGATTAGTCTCAAACACTGGCCATGACATCATATAATTGTTCTTGGATTTGTTCTTGAAGAAAGCAATATTGAATAATATTCCAGATTTTGCAAAAAGCTTCTGGGCACTTGCAAGTGTCTTGAATGTCCCGAATGATGCCAATTCCTGCGTAAAACCCACTAGGTCACATTCATCCTCTCGTGTCACTATGTTGATAGCACCACCAAGTCCATCACCGCCATATTCTGCAGGAACGATTCCTTTGTACACCTCTATGTACTTAATAACATCAATCGGAATATCATTGATGTCGAAAGAACCATCTGGACTGTTTAGTGGGAAGCCGTTGATATAAACTGCCACACGCTTACCTTCCAATCCATGGACAGATATACGCGATGCACTTCCTAATCCTCCGGTTTTTCTCACCTTGATACCTGACGTTCTAGTGAGTATTTCTTCTATTCCACTTGAGCGTCCTCGCAACTTTGATCCATCCACTACCGTTACAGCCATAGGACTTTGCCGGATATGGTTTATTTCAGCCTTTTGGGAGGAACCCCTTACCACGACTTCGTTAAGTGCGTTCGTAGATGTCTTCAAAAAAAAGTCTTTCGTGGTATTTCCTTCTGACACAACGACTTGCCTTACTCGTTTATATCCAACAAATGAAACCTCGACAATGTATATTCCATTGGAAGGAATATCAATTTGATAATTGCCTGTTTTATCAGAAACTGTTTTCTGTTTTATATTTTTGATTGATACGTATGCTCCAGATATCGGAAGTTTAGTTTCTTTATCTATGATTTTCCCACGTAATATATTTTGGGCAGACAAAACTGTTGTACACAAACACAGTATCGTTACGATGAATAATCTGTTCATAATCTTATTGATTAATGAGTTCTCGCCATCCTGCTGTATTATAGCGTATATATTCAGACAAAACCTGTTTTGCCTCTTCTTTACGGATTTCTGGATTTGAGACAATCTCTCCGACGATTGTTACCCATGTAGAAGAGGAAATCCGAAAGAATAGTGACGAAACTTTTGTTTGTATTTGTGGATAGACTTTTTGCATTTGGTCAATATATTCTTTACTTATTGCAACTTGTTCTTCGATAAAATTTTCACGGAAAAATTCTACAGAAGTACCTTTTGATTCAAAGAGCAATAACTTTAATTCTTCTTTATACAAGAAAATTATTTTAAGCGTTTCTCTTAGCAAATCTTTTTGACTTTGTATAGAGAAACGAAGTTTGTCTATTTTGTTGGGTTCTATGCGATAGGAGGACAGCCTTCCATCCAAGACAGCAAGTAAAGGCCTAAGGACAGCATAAAAAATATCATCTTTTGTCTTAAAATAATTGTATATATTACCTAAGACAACTCCTGATTTTGCAGAAATTGTTCGCATCGAAGTTTTTCTAAAACCATTTTTAATAAATTCATTGCGGGCAGCTGTGACAATTCTGTTTCTTATATCTTCTTTTAATATTTTCATTACTATTTTATTAACGGACATCGTTCAGTTTTGTTCATAAAAAAAAGCGTACTGTTAAAAAACAGTACGCTCCTTTTATTGTTGCCTTTATGCGGCTGTGTGATATTTTCATCATTAATTAATTTTGGATACAAAGGTATGGGAAGAATTCTATACTGGCAATACTTATTAATAGGTATTTTTAATCGAATTATAATACTAAATTCAAATGGACTTAAAATAGTAATTCTTCTCCAACATCCTTTCCAAGTCCGAAGCCTTATAGAGTATCTTCCCTGCAAATTGCGTGTAGGGAATAATCTTCCTGTCCCGATAGTCTTGCAACGTACGCGGGCTGATATACAGCCGATTGCATACTTCCTTACCTGTGAGGAAGTGCTCACCGCCAAAGAGCGGCTTGTGTGTCTGTGCTACTTCCTTAATTCTCTTGCTTACTCCGCTGATAGCGGACAGCACCACTTGCATATCGTCAGCCTCCATGTTCAAATCTCTTACCTGTTCCATAGTTCTCTTGTCTTATTTGTTGTTCTTGGATTTGTCTGTGTTTGATTTCACTGATTTGGTTTCCAATAATCCTTCCACATCCTCACGCTTGTAATAGCACTTATGCCCGATTTGGGCAAAGGGCAAGACACCCGTATCACGATAGTGCTGCAAGGTGCGTTTGCTGATATTCAGCAGCTGGCACACATCGCCGTTGTGCAGCCAGTCCGTGTGCTTGCTTTTCTCTCCGAATGCCTTGTAGCAGCATTCCGCAAGGCTCAAGATTTCATCCCGAAGCTTTGCCCAATTGGTTTCCGTAATGATGTAATAGTTCATAATCATATTTTGTTATTGTTTATTGTTTGTTGTTTCAGGTCCTTCCTGTTTCCATCGGCAAAGGTAATGACGTGCGTACACCTCTCAAAGCCGTGAAGAACAACAGGGAAGGATCGGGAAGAATGAGGAAAAAGCAATCCACATCATCGGTTCGCATTTGCGTTTTCCTGCCCCGTCTTCTTCTTTTGTTGCAAAGACAATGCAAGCGAGTACAGAGGAAAGTTCACTTATCCTTTGCCGAGCGCAGCTTGTCTTATGCAAAATTAATATCGGGCATTTCTTATTCCATCACTTTTCATTCAAGTGGCAGTTGTGGCGCTATGACAAGGACAAAAGAGACAGATTGATGTTCTTGCCACTGCACAAATGAGGTTAATAAGGTAATCAAAGCAAAAGAGTGCATCTGAAAGCAAACAACGACATCCGTATTTCTACTAACCTATCTTTCCTGTCATCCGTTTTTTGCTTAATGAGGCGATAAATGCTCTTTTTAACAGCCTGTTTCCCTAAGAATTTTGCAGCAGACAGATGCAACATTATGCAAGAAGGCTTTGAATGCTTGGAAGTTACGCATTCTCACCCTAACTTCACTCTTGGAAACCAATTCAAGGAAATAATGAAAAAGAACGCAGATGCAGGCAATATAGATAACAGAAGAAATCCTCATCGCAGGGGTAGCTCATCCAAGAACGCAGAGATAGAAAACTACCTCTCCACACACTACGAGTTCAGATACAATACAGTATTGGGAAGAACCGAATACCGAAGTAGGAACAGCGGCATATATACAAAAGTCGGTCGTTATGAAATCAATACGCTCCGCAGGGAACTTGATTGCGATGAAGGCATAGCGACTTCCTCCGATAATCTCTACTCCATTATCGAGAGCAGCTTCTCTCCCCGTATCAATCCCGTGCAGGAGTATTTCAAAGCATTGCCACTGATTGATATAAGTGATAGCAGTAGCTGTGATGGTGAGAGTTTCAGGGATAGTAATGTACTTTACCTTTCACCAAAAGCGATTCTCGATTTGGCAAGCTGCGTTGTTGTCCGTAATTCTAACAAATGGTTGCCGTATCTTACCAAATGGCTTGTGGCGGTGGTCGCCAATGCGATGAACGACCGTGAGTGCCGCAACCATACCTGCCTTGTGCTGACAGGCGAGCAGGGCAAGTTCAAAACTACATTCTTGGATTTGCTCTGCCCGTCCAAACTGCACGGTTACAGCTATACGGGCAAGATATATCCACAAGAGAAGGATACACTTACTTATATCGGTCAGAACCTTATCGTAAATATAGATGACCAGCTCAAAGCTCTCAATAAGCGGGATGAGAACGAGCTGAAGAACCTCATTACCTGCCCGATGGTCAAGTACCGTATGCCGTATGACAAGTATGTAGAGGAGCATCCCCACTTGGCAAGCTTCGTGGCATCGGTGAACGGCAATGACTTTCTTACAGACCCTACAGGCAGCAGACGGTTTCTACCCTTTGAAGTGCTTTCCATAGATATTGAGAGAGCAAAAGCTATCTCGATGGACAATGTCTATGCGGAAGCCAAAGCCCTGTTAAAGTCAGGCTTTCGTTATTGGTTTGATGATGATGAGATTGCCGAACTATACAGAGAGAGTGAAGACTTTCAAGTACAGACTGCAGAGATGGAGCTTTTGTTGCGTTGTTTTGAAAAGCCAACGGAGGATGAAAGTTATTCGTTAATGACCACTACGGAGATACTCACTTATTTGGGTATTTATACCCACCAGCCACTTGTTGCCAAGCGGATGGGCGAAGCCTTGAAGAAAGCAGGATACATAAAGGTGAGCAAACGAAGAAACGGTGGTAGCCCCATCTATGTCTACAAGATTAGGAAAATCTTGCCATGTCCGCTCCTTCAAACTTGTAGTAGCCAAATGTAGTAGAATGTGTAGTATTGTCTTATACTACAAAGTAATACTGATTATCAATTACTTATCACAAAATAGTATGTAGTAAGAAGAAAGATGAAAAAGTTTGGAGGGGGAAAACTTTGGAAAAGGTAAAACCCAAAAACAGACAAACATAAATAATTATCATTCAACCCATTAAAGTATCAAAACAATGAAAGAAGAAGATTTATCACGTATCAAGCGATATTCCATTGTGGAGTATCTCGAAAGGAAAGGTATCAGGCCTGTCCGCAAAACACCGACCTATGCCATGTACCGTTCACCGCTCAGGGAAGAAACGCATCCGAGTTTTAAGGTGGACACTGAGAAGAACCTTTGGATAGACTATGCCGAAGGCAGGGGCGGAAGCATAATCGACCTCTGTATGCGTATGGAGGGATGCACGCTATCGGAAGCTATCCGTTGTTTGGGACAGAACGCTTCCGATAATGGCACATCTAGTTTTCTTAATGACTTCGTGCCAAATAATTCCCAGCCTGTGATGGCTGTAAATGGAGCAAGGAGACTGATAGAAATATCAGACACCCTGCCGCCACATTTACAGGATTATCTTACGAAGGAACGCTGTGTCAACTTGGAAAAGGCTACGCCTTTCCTCAAATGTATCAGCTATGAGGTAAGGGGCAGGCGCTATCAAGCCATCGGCTTTGCCAATCTCTCTGGCGGCTATGAGCTTCGGGACGACAAGACGTTCAAGGGAACGATAGCTCCGAAGGACATTACTCCGATATTCACGGATAGAGCGGAGCCAGTATGTATCTTTGAAGGCTTCATGGACTTCCTATCCTTCCTTTCGATGAAAGAAGAGATTACCAACCACTGCCTTGTGATGAACTCCGTGAGCAACGTGGCAAGGACTATCCGTTATTTGAATGACCGACACCTTACCCATATCCGTGCCTTCCTTGACAATGACGAAGCAGGACGGAGGACTGTTCAAGATTTCATAAAGGCAGGCTTCCATGTTGAGGATATGAACATACATTACAAAGACTTCAAGGATCTCAACGAATATCATGTCAGCTGTGTCCGTGAGCAGCAGAAACGGAAAGCGCAGGAACAGACACACATATCAATTACAGGACAAAACAAGAAATCAAAACAAGTCAAACTTAAAATGAAATAGAAATGGAAAAGAAAACTATGATGAGCGACAAAGACCTTTCATGGTTCTTGGGCGTGGAAGATGAAGCAGAGGACGAATCTACTTCACAAGAAGCGACTGCGGTTCCTGAAAGAGAAAGACCAACAAACAAGCAGGACACAGAGAATACCATGCACTCCGAGCCTGCACGGAATGCTGAGAACGTAACCATTCAGAAACGCATCAGTGCCAAGATGAGAAAGAAAACACTCGAATCCTACAAGCAAGCCTATCTTGTGCCGACCAAGTTAAACAACCGTAAGGCGGTCTATCTGAGCAGGGAAACACAGGAACGTGCCGACTTTATTGTGCGTAGATTAGGCGACAGGGGTAGCAACCTTTCAAGCTTTGTTGAGAACATCGTGCGTCAGCATCTGGAGGAATATGGTGAAGACATAGAGAAATGGAGAAGACTGTAAGCCGTAAGAAAAGGTAGACGGTTTTCTGGAAAAAGGTCTACCCTTTCTTCAAAATAGGTCTACCTTTTCGAGCAAATAGGTCTACCTTTTTTGCTAAAAGGGTCTACCTTTTCTTCTTCGGCGTAGTTCTCTATGAGAATGCCACGAACGCAGTTAGTCATAGAATGCACGGCATTCGTTTTTAAGCTATAAAACGTTTTAAGCGTAAATGGTTTGTTCGGTAGCATTGCAAGACGTCAGTTTGTACCCACAAACTGCGCCCAGCTCCCCTCGTTAGATTGTCGGGGAGATAAGACCGTAATCACTACGTTCTCATCGGTCAGTGTTCGGGAATTAAGCAACAACGAATCATCTGGAATGATTAACTTTCAAGGAAACTTATATGAACAGATACAAAGGAAAAGCTGCCCGATGGCAGCAACGGGATAAGGAAGAACAGAGGATGAACAAGACAGAGTTCATCAAGGTAAGATGCACCTCAGAGGAAAAGCAACGTATTAAGTCAAAGGCAGAAAGTGCGGGACGTAAGTTTTCCGATTACTGCCGTGAGATACTCCTAAGTGGAGAGGTGGCAGCCGTTCCCAAGATGACCGACAATGAAAGGGAAGCCATTTGTATACTTCAGCATACAGGACGGTTCTACGGGCAGATTTCTAACCTCATCAAAGTAAAAGATGAGAGATGGGTACATATTACACAGAACCTTTCGCTATGTGCCAAAGAGGCATTTAAGCGATTTTACGACCCCCATTTTCATGTGAACGATGAGATATATAAGGTCTTAAATCTAACAAGAGATGATAGGAAAATGTAAGGCGATAGCGCATGGCAGCACGGCTCTGGGCTATATCTTCAGAGAGGGCAAGCTCGGCTATCGGCTTGCCTTCCACAATCTTTGCAGCAGGGAGCCAAATACTATCTATGAGGAAATGAAAGTGGTCAGCGACTATAACAGCCGTTGCAGGAACAAGTTCCTCCGCATTGAAATAGGCATCGCACCTCAGGACGAGAAAAAGCTGCCTGTGTCCGAACTTATGAGGATAGCCCATCTGTTTGCCAAACAAATGGGACTTGATAACCACCAATGGGTGGCAGTAACGCACAAGGACACCGACAACAGACACATTCACATCATCGCCAACCGCATCAGCCTATATGGAGAAGTCTATGATACCACTTTTGTGAGCAACAGGGCTGCAAGGGTGGCAGAGGAAATCAGCAGGGAGAAAGGCTTGACCATTGCAAAAGAGATCAAGGCAGAAAGGAAACACCAAAAGACAAAGGCTAATCCCATGAGAGAGCAAACAAAGAAAAAAGTGCAACAAATCTGTTATACCTTACTTGACAAATACATGGGCCGTGGCATATCTGGATATTCCATGTTCCTCTATGAGTTGAACAAGAACGGCATCGCGATAGAGCGCATGAAGAACAAACAGGGAAAAGTCTATGGTTTGAAGTTCTCCTACTGTGACCAGACATTCAAGGCTTCTGAAATCGGCAGAGAGTTCGGATACCGTTCCTTGCAGAAGAACTTTGAAGTAACCAACAAGGAAGAATCAAAGATGCCACACCAAACAATACAAAAGCCGACAGAAAGGAAAGAACAATCTGATACAGGTTACCAACTTGTACCTCCAAGCCGTTCCTCTATCTCACGAGACAATGATACCTCACAAGTGCAGAATCCCATTGGTGCAGTGGCAGGCACCATCGTTAGCGCAGCCGATGAACTAATG
This genomic window contains:
- a CDS encoding TetR/AcrR family transcriptional regulator, which encodes MSVNKIVMKILKEDIRNRIVTAARNEFIKNGFRKTSMRTISAKSGVVLGNIYNYFKTKDDIFYAVLRPLLAVLDGRLSSYRIEPNKIDKLRFSIQSQKDLLRETLKIIFLYKEELKLLLFESKGTSVEFFRENFIEEQVAISKEYIDQMQKVYPQIQTKVSSLFFRISSSTWVTIVGEIVSNPEIRKEEAKQVLSEYIRYNTAGWRELINQ
- a CDS encoding helix-turn-helix domain-containing protein: MNYYIITETNWAKLRDEILSLAECCYKAFGEKSKHTDWLHNGDVCQLLNISKRTLQHYRDTGVLPFAQIGHKCYYKREDVEGLLETKSVKSNTDKSKNNK
- a CDS encoding TonB-dependent receptor — translated: MNRLFIVTILCLCTTVLSAQNILRGKIIDKETKLPISGAYVSIKNIKQKTVSDKTGNYQIDIPSNGIYIVEVSFVGYKRVRQVVVSEGNTTKDFFLKTSTNALNEVVVRGSSQKAEINHIRQSPMAVTVVDGSKLRGRSSGIEEILTRTSGIKVRKTGGLGSASRISVHGLEGKRVAVYINGFPLNSPDGSFDINDIPIDVIKYIEVYKGIVPAEYGGDGLGGAINIVTREDECDLVGFTQELASFGTFKTLASAQKLFAKSGILFNIAFFKNKSKNNYMMSWPVFETNLPASEYRKVRRNNDYYNAEFYHVGIGFRKQYFDKLDLECAFYRNKKGIQSLNFDSRYAYTKSLNIMPTLNMEKKNFIFKDLELKNTLVVPIIRSNMTDTATTRTQWNGTVTPANGETEDNLFNESHDRQFELRNKFNLKYTLGRHTFNLNDQFVFSDYRPKDDRMNEYLGFDPSSFPSKMTSNNIGLSYLFASSNNRFQNSLTISIYYLKSKIYRTSDALSKDNTESVFAPKQTNVNKTYYGFSEGLSYELWKGVRGKISFSHNVRIPDTGELFGNGMSIKPSVNLQPEVGDNLNIGLIMDKRNLLGLTRVQWETNFYYMYMKNMIRLFPADIRSIYINLGKTSTLGFDTDLKVDITPNVYAYFNLTLQDIRDRQKWLNDEKGSDNPTYDKHVPNIPSFYYNYGMEYHVEGLLGKTELSRVYVDISHVGEFDWGWQMSTLPDQRKKWIIPSNDVFTIGLQQSFWHNNVSLSFEVENIFDKENYMEFKMPLQGRTFKAKLRFNLFRDKVSGGAMSM
- a CDS encoding DUF3408 domain-containing protein codes for the protein MEKKTMMSDKDLSWFLGVEDEAEDESTSQEATAVPERERPTNKQDTENTMHSEPARNAENVTIQKRISAKMRKKTLESYKQAYLVPTKLNNRKAVYLSRETQERADFIVRRLGDRGSNLSSFVENIVRQHLEEYGEDIEKWRRL
- a CDS encoding relaxase/mobilization nuclease domain-containing protein, which codes for MIGKCKAIAHGSTALGYIFREGKLGYRLAFHNLCSREPNTIYEEMKVVSDYNSRCRNKFLRIEIGIAPQDEKKLPVSELMRIAHLFAKQMGLDNHQWVAVTHKDTDNRHIHIIANRISLYGEVYDTTFVSNRAARVAEEISREKGLTIAKEIKAERKHQKTKANPMREQTKKKVQQICYTLLDKYMGRGISGYSMFLYELNKNGIAIERMKNKQGKVYGLKFSYCDQTFKASEIGREFGYRSLQKNFEVTNKEESKMPHQTIQKPTERKEQSDTGYQLVPPSRSSISRDNDTSQVQNPIGAVAGTIVSAADELMEGLGDLITPSTQSDDYAEAVWQRRLRYQANRKKKRGRGL
- a CDS encoding VapE domain-containing protein yields the protein MLFLTACFPKNFAADRCNIMQEGFECLEVTHSHPNFTLGNQFKEIMKKNADAGNIDNRRNPHRRGSSSKNAEIENYLSTHYEFRYNTVLGRTEYRSRNSGIYTKVGRYEINTLRRELDCDEGIATSSDNLYSIIESSFSPRINPVQEYFKALPLIDISDSSSCDGESFRDSNVLYLSPKAILDLASCVVVRNSNKWLPYLTKWLVAVVANAMNDRECRNHTCLVLTGEQGKFKTTFLDLLCPSKLHGYSYTGKIYPQEKDTLTYIGQNLIVNIDDQLKALNKRDENELKNLITCPMVKYRMPYDKYVEEHPHLASFVASVNGNDFLTDPTGSRRFLPFEVLSIDIERAKAISMDNVYAEAKALLKSGFRYWFDDDEIAELYRESEDFQVQTAEMELLLRCFEKPTEDESYSLMTTTEILTYLGIYTHQPLVAKRMGEALKKAGYIKVSKRRNGGSPIYVYKIRKILPCPLLQTCSSQM
- a CDS encoding helix-turn-helix domain-containing protein encodes the protein MEQVRDLNMEADDMQVVLSAISGVSKRIKEVAQTHKPLFGGEHFLTGKEVCNRLYISPRTLQDYRDRKIIPYTQFAGKILYKASDLERMLEKNYYFKSI
- a CDS encoding toprim domain-containing protein is translated as MKEEDLSRIKRYSIVEYLERKGIRPVRKTPTYAMYRSPLREETHPSFKVDTEKNLWIDYAEGRGGSIIDLCMRMEGCTLSEAIRCLGQNASDNGTSSFLNDFVPNNSQPVMAVNGARRLIEISDTLPPHLQDYLTKERCVNLEKATPFLKCISYEVRGRRYQAIGFANLSGGYELRDDKTFKGTIAPKDITPIFTDRAEPVCIFEGFMDFLSFLSMKEEITNHCLVMNSVSNVARTIRYLNDRHLTHIRAFLDNDEAGRRTVQDFIKAGFHVEDMNIHYKDFKDLNEYHVSCVREQQKRKAQEQTHISITGQNKKSKQVKLKMK